Within Haliaeetus albicilla chromosome 29, bHalAlb1.1, whole genome shotgun sequence, the genomic segment GGGTGTCCAGTTTGTCTCCATGGGTGTCACAGCAGTCCTGAGCAGCACTCCATCCCCAGGTAGGGATGTCACAGCAGGTGTCATGGGTGTCTCAACTTGGTTCACCACGGGTGTCTCGGGTATCACCGTGGCCGTCGCGGCCACTTCGGGTGTCACATCCCCGGGCGCGCTGTACACCTGGGCACTCACCACAGCCAACAGCAGCATCAGGAGCCGCTTTGCCGCGCTCGGTTCTTCTgtggggggcggccgccgcaCCTGAGAGAGGGGAGAACAAAATAGGGTAAGAACTGATCTACCTGGGACAAATACCCCCCCGGGGGCAAAtactccccccctcccccccagatCAGGCTGGGGGAACCCATCCAAACGCAATCCCCCACCGACCCTGCTTAGCTTCCAAAAGGGTAACTGGGGTAATTACCCCTTCTTGGGGCAAATAAccacccccgggggggggggcaaataCTCCTTCCCCGGATGCCTGGGTTCCCCCTCCACCCGCCCCCGGGCACCAGGTAGGGGTGAGTCACGCGTGGGGGAGCGGGAAGTGACTCACTCCCCCTCACCTCCGGGAAATGGGCCTCATCCTGCGCGCCCCAAGGGACCCAGGCGTGCGGGCAAGGGACCCAGGAACCCGGGGAGGGGACCCAGGAATCCAGGGaagccccccccgcccgcccccaaCCCGCCTGTGGAACCCAGGCGTCTGGTACTCACAGCGGGCGGGTAGAGAACGCGACggtgccggcggcggggcctAGGGGGGCCGCTGGGCCCTACCGGAGGGTCAAAGGTGAAATGCCGGGGTGGGGAAGGGGTGACCCCACCGGGGATCCCCTCAGGTTGTCCCCAACCCCGGCCCGGGCACGTCGCTgttgccgccgccgccgccatcgtCATCGTCATCTCGCAAAATGGCGGCGGAGGGCTGACGGTAGCGTTCTtatggcggcggcggcgctccGCCCCGTCGCGGGTGGGGGGGTACGCCCGCGGCGACTCCTATTGGCTGCGTCCTATCGGAGGCGTGGCCTCGGTAGGATGCCCCTCCCACCCGGGGGTGCCCTAGGGGTGTATGCggggggggctataggggggTATATGGAGCGCTATAGGGGTCCGTAGGGGATACAGGTGGTGTATGGGAGGCCTAGGGGTATATACTGGGCTATAGGGGGCTATGGGGTGTGTGTAGAGGGCTAGGGGAGCCGTATAGGGGCAACAGGGGGGGTATAGGGGATGTACTGGGGGCTATGGGGGTTGCATGGAGGGGTATGGGGGCTATAAGGGGTCTATTGGGGGCTACGGCGGTTCCATGGAGGGGTATAGAGGATTTGTTGGGGGCTATGGGGGCTGCATGGAGGGGTATAGGGGGCTATAGGGGGTCTATTGGGGGCTATGGGGGTTGCATGCAGGGGTATAGGGGGCTATAGGGGGTGTGTGGGGTGATAGGGAGCTGTAGGAGGCTGTAGAGAATGTATGAGGGCGGCTATAGGGGGTGTATTAGAGGCTATGGGGGTTGCATGCAGGGGTATAGGGGGCTATAGGGGGTATGTGGGGTGATAGGGAGCTGTAGGAGGCTGTAGAGAATGTATGAGGGCGGCTATAGGGGGTGTATTAGAGGCTATGGGGGTTGCATGCAGGGGTATAGGGGGCTATAGGGGGTATGTGGGGTGATAGGGAGCTGTAGGAGGCTGTAGAGAATGTATGAGGGTGGCTATAGGGGGTGTATTAGAGGCTACGGGGGTTGCATGGAGGGGTATAGAGGGCTCTAGGGGGGGTATGGGGTGATGGGGAGCTGTAGAGAGCTACAAAGGGTGTATGAGGGGCTATAGGGGGTTAGATAGGACTAAGGGGGTGTACAGGTGGCTATAGCGGGCCATAGAGGGTGTATGGAGATCTATAGGGGTCTTTAAGGGAGGTCTATGGTGTCTTTAAGGCTTGTTTGGGGGCCAGGTAGGGGGTGTATGGGGGTCtagaggagcccacagaggtGTACAGAGGCTGTAGAGGGGGTTCAGGGGGGTCTATAGGGCTGTATGGGGATGCACAGGGCTGTATGGGAGTCTATAGAGGCATATGGGGGTATATGGGAAGTGTAGTGGTCTGTGAGGGTGTGTAAATGAATGTAAGGGGTGCATGGAGAGGTATATAGGAGTCTATAGGGAAATACCGGAATGTAAAGGGGTTTATAGGGGTGTATGGGGGTTTATGGCAGTGTACGGGATATATAAGGGGTTATGGCAGTGCATAGGGATGTATAGGGGCATATAGGGGTATATAGGGACATATATGGGTATATAGGAGCATATAGGGGATCTTTAGGGGGTGTATAGGGATGGAAAGGCATAGAGGTTCACTGCACATTGACCTCCTACCTACCCCCCCAACAACCCCCGTAGCCCCCCCCATAGCTCCCCTTCCCCTATAGCCCTTATAGCTTCCTGTCGTGCGTCGTGTCCCTCCCCCCCATACACGTATGTCACGCAACAGGTTTTTCCCATGTTGCACAATCAGGAGTGGACTCGTGCAGGAGCacccggatgcctgggtcccatttcggggggggggtgttgtctATTGGGTGGGAGACCCAGACATCTGGGtcccctgggtggggggggctaTAGGATGAGACACCCAGGTATCTGGGTCCCCCCTTGGGGGTGCCTGGGTCCCCTGCTTAGTGCAGGGTGAGGGCTGGGTAGCTTCTGGGACGCCTGGGTTCCTAAACCCTGAgtcatggcggggggggggggggggggggttgcgtCATTCTCCCCTTTTCCACACCCCAAAGGGGGGATGGGCAGAGAGGACCCAGGCACGTGGGGACCCCACTGTAGGCCAggtaccccccccccaaaagggacaccccccctccaaaaaaggggaccccccccaagggacccaggcatctgggcaACCCTAGGGGGGGACCCAGGGTGCCGGGTGACACTGGGTGTCAGCGGTTCACGACCTTTCCAGAAATCACCCGCTCCACTGAACCGGGAAAATCCCTAGGGCCCGGACGCTTGGGTCCCTTTCCGGATGCCTGGGTCCATTCCAGACCCTGGGGGGGACGTTTTGTGCGTCAGAGAATACAGGTGGGGGCAGCCCCGGACGCCTGGGTTCACTGCACGTCCGTGTGCCAACCCACAGGTCACCCCGGTGCCACCCAaggaggggacccaggtgtccgggcACCCAcggggggggacccaggtgtctgggcAGCCCATGAGGGGATCCAGGCATCCACGCAGCCCACAAGGGGATCTAGGCATCTGGGCACCTCACGAGGGGATCCAGGTGTCTGGGCACCCAAGGGGGGAATCCAGGGGTCCGGGCACCCAAAAGGGGGACCCAGGTATCTGGGCACCCCACGAGGGGATCCAGGTGTCCATGCACCCCACGGGGGGATCCAGGTCCCCAGGCACCCAAGGGGAGGATCCAGGTATCCATGCACCCCACAAGGGGATCCAGGTATCTGGGGACCCAAGGtgggggacccaggcgtctggGCACCCAGAGGGGAGACCCAGGTGTCCGGGCACCCCACGAGGGGACCCACGTGTCCGGGCACCCCACAAGGGGATCCAGGTGGCCGGGCACCCCACAAggggacccaggggtctggaCACCCTCACACAGCTGAGACAGAcacaaacaaccccaaaaacTTCTATATATTAGTGTAAAAATCTCCATTTCGGCACCAAATATTTACAGCCCCTCCCCTGCCGTggcccctgcccctcccccgCTGCCACCGTGGCTAATTAGCCCCCCACTAATGAGGAATGAGGGTGTAGAGTGGAGATGGGTccggggggggacccaggtATCCGGGGTGGTCCCAGGTATCTGGGGGGCACCCAGAGatctggggggggtcccaggggtcaggggggtcccaggggtcgGGGGGGTCCCGTGTCAGTAGTGTTGGGTGCTTCCAGTGTTgggtgaggaggaagatgaaggagGATGATGATGAATaagatgaaggagaaggaggtggaagagaagaaggaggaggaagatgaaggaggaggaagacaaagaaggaggaggaagacaaagaaggaggaggaagacaaagaaggaggaggaagacaaagaaggaggtggaagaggaggaggaagacaaaggctgaaggagggagaaggaagtagaagaggaggaggaagatgaaggctgaaggagggagaaggaggtggaaggaggaagatgaaggctgaaggagggagaaggagggctATAAAGTGGATGAAGCacaagaaagagggagaaggaggaggcggatgacagaggaggaggaggatgaaggaaGGATGAAGGAGAAGAATGAGGAGggatgaaggaggaggaggaggatgatgaGGACGAtaaagcaggtgaaggaagatGAAGGAGAGATGAAGAAGGAGGGATGAAGGATGATGCCaatgagaaggaggaggatgaagagggAGGCTGAAGGAGGGATGAAGAATGCTgatggtgaggaagaggatggtgAGGAGGAGGCTCAGGCGAGGACAGTGTGGTCGCGCAGCAGCCGGTGCAGGAGGCCGAAGGACGGGCGGTCGGCGGCGTCGCGGGACCAGCAGCGCAGCATCACCCCGTGCAGCGCTGCCGGGCAGCCCGGGGGGCACGGCAGGTACTCCTGGGGGCATCACAGGGGTCACaagggaactgggagcactgggggcaactgggagTACTGGGTGTAACTGGGAGTAGCAtgggggcacccaggggggCACAGCAGGTTCTCCTGAGGACACCCAGGGTCCTCACGGTCCCTCCCAGTActtcccagtcccctcccagtatACTTTCAGTCCCCTCCCAGTAACCCCAAGTCCCCCTCAGTGTCTTCCCAGTCCCTCCAGGTGCTCTCCAGTGCCTCCCAGCAACCCCAGCAtgcccccagtcccctcccagtccctcccagtacTCCCCAATCTCCTCTCAATGTCCTCCCAGTCCCCCCGAGTCCCCCTCACTGTCCTCCAAGTGCCTCCTAGTgaccccagcatccccccaggcccctcccagtgcttcccagttccctcccagtgctccctgctgcctcccagcaaCCCCAGCAtgcccccagtcccctcccagtgcctcccagtacctccccagccctctcccagtgcccccaagTGCCTctcagtccctcccagtgccactcagccccctcccagtccctcccagtgcctcccagtgcccacCTGGCGGCCCTGGGCACGGAAGTGGTGCCCGGCGTTGGCGATGACCTGCTCATCGCTCAGGCGCCCGTAGGGCTGCTCGCGGCACCGTGTCAGCACCTCCCACAGCGTCACCCCAAAAGCCCAGGCATCACTGGCTGGCGTGAAGGTCCCCTGCGTGGGGGCAGGGACTAGCATGGACACAACCCCTATGGACACACCCATGCAGGCCCCGCCTACCCCCAGCCAACCTatccctgtgctgcagcccaAATCCCCTTAACTCGGCCCAATCCTACTCAAAcgcccccaaatccccttaagTCTGCCCAAATTCCCCTCAAATGCCTCCAAATCCCCCTAACTCTGCCCAAATTCCCCCCAAATATCCCCAAACCACTTAACTCTTCCCAAATCCCCCTCAAacaccccccaaatccccttaactctgcccaaATTCCCCTCAAatgcccccaaatccccttaactctgcccaaATTCCTCCAAATGTCCCCAAACTAAACTCCACCCAACTCTGCCCAATTCCCCCTCAAATGTCCCCCAAATCCCTTTAACTCTGCCCCAATCTCCCTCGAACACTCCCCTTAATTccacccagctctgcccccATCCCCCTCAAATGCCCCCAGATCACCTTAACTCCCCCAATCCCTCCCAAATCCCCTTAACTCCGCCCAGATTCCCCCAAATCACTTAACTCTGTCCAACTCTgcccaaatccccccaaatccccttaactctgccccaATCCCCCTCaaacacccccaaatccccttaactctgccccaATCCCCTCAAACACCCCCACATCCCCTTAACTCTGTCCAAattccccccaaatccccttaactCCACCCACCTCTGCCCCAATCCCCCTCaaacacccccaaaatccccttaactctgccccaATCCCCCTCAAACACCCCCGAAATCCTCTTAACTCTACCCAAATTCCCTCAAACgtccccaaatccccttaactctccccaaatccccccaattCCCCCTTACCTCCACCCCATTCTACCCAAatccccttaactctgccccaATCCCCCTCAAACGCCCCCAAATCCTCCCCAACTCCCCCTTACTTCCGCCCCATTCTACCCCaatccccttccccaccccgaatccccttaactctgccccTCACTACCCTGCCCTTCTGCCCCGCCCTCCCCTTTAGCCCCACCCCCTTTTTtagcccctcccctccccggctcACCATGAGGATGCACTCCCAGGCCATCCACCGGATGGGCAGCAGCGCCCGCCCCCGTACGCGGTAATAATCGGCGGCGTAGAGGTGCCGGCTCATGCCGAAATCGGCCACCTTGACGGTGAAGCCCTCGCCCACCAGGCAGTTACGGGTGGCCAGGTCACGGTGAACGAAGTTCAAACCGGCCAGGAACCGCATCCCCGAGGCGATCTGAGCCCCCACGTGCAGTAGggtggccaggctggggggggacggggcgTCAGAAGGGGGTGGGGCCTCAGGGGGTGGGGCCTCAGGGGGTGGGGCGTGGGAGGGCGCGGTTGGGGAGGGGctgaggaaagagaggaggTCTGGTGGCCTGGGATGGGAGAAGAAGGGGCGGGGCTAAAGTGGAGGGGAGGGGccaaaggggaaggggaggggctTAAGAGCAAGGGGTGGGGTCAAAGAGGGGGCTGAAGGGGTGGAGCTTCAGGGGGTGGGGCGTGGGAGGGTGTGGTTGGGGGGGctgaggaaagagaggaggTCTGGTGgcctggggtgggagaggaaagggCGGGGCTAATGTGGAGGGGTGGGGtcaaaggggaaggggaggggctTTAGGGGCGGGGCTTCAGGGGGTGGGGTATGGGAGGGTGTGTTTGGGGAGGGGCTGAGGAGAGAGGGAGCTCTGGTGGCCTGGGGCGGAAGAGGAAGGGGCGGGGCTGAAGAGGAAGGGGTGGGGATAAAGAAGGGGTGTGGCTAAAGGGAAGGGGTGGTGTTAAATGGGAAGGGGTGGAGCTAAAGTGAATGGGAGTCATCAAAGTGAAGGGGCAGGGCAAAAGAGGAAAGGGTGGGGCTGAAGAGGAAGGGGCGGGGCTAAGCAGGAAGTGACAGGGCTAAAGTGAAGGGGTGGGGCTAAAGGGAGAGGGGGTAAAGAAGAAGGGGCAAGGGGTGGGACTAATGCCAAGGGGTGTGGCTTACAGCCAAGGGGTGGTGCTACAGGAGAAGGGGTGGGGCTTAGACACATGGGTCCAGGCTGCTGAGAGAAGGGGTGTGGCTGAAGGGGAGAGGTGTGGCTTGCAAGAAAGGGGCGGGACTCATAGGCGAGGGGCAGGGTGGAGCCGGTGGGTGGGGCAGAGCTTGTGGGGCAATGGGCGGGGCCAAAGGGTGGCAGGGTGGGCTTAAAGGGGCAGGGCCCCAAAGAGGGTAAAGGGGAGGCTGGAAGGGGTGTGGGTTGAAGAGG encodes:
- the IER3 gene encoding radiation-inducible immediate-early gene IEX-1; this encodes MTMTMAAAAATATCPGRGWGQPEGIPGGVTPSPPRHFTFDPPVGPSGPPRPRRRHRRVLYPPAVRRPPPTEEPSAAKRLLMLLLAVVSAQVYSAPGDVTPEVAATATVIPETPVVNQVETPMTPAVTSLPGDGVLLRTAVTPMETNWTPNGTLVGTPTAPMGIPMGASCPRLLLSPALRPHSCRAGHAAS